In Streptomyces canus, one DNA window encodes the following:
- a CDS encoding glycoside hydrolase family 5 protein produces the protein MRKTPVSTRAPRLRASLVAVAIAAISGATLTGSPASAAAPTTDTTQFKGVNWADPRDNFADDELQLSGLSTSDTYAQTYTKASRIISAFRANLGANTVRLPINPYTVNGSYWKSYRGVIDAATAHGFKVIVSYWEGTGDRKDGFIDDEATYWPMWNTVVKAYKGNSRVYFEPMNEPHGYTDTEWADIAAKWLNTYKSVPRNRVFVSGAGYNDHVTTVCADPRLKGTYLSLHHYGFWKSYATYDEWVADLKVRIGDCANRTVADEFGAPMTTGLNYNVKTPDDNFVNYVQAVTDTFRELKMGSVYWPGLRTDDIYSVQKLVGPANRPWLETTNQSGADRLAWAWGRGTPVKG, from the coding sequence ATGCGCAAGACCCCCGTCAGCACCCGCGCCCCGAGGCTGCGTGCCTCGCTCGTCGCCGTCGCGATCGCCGCGATCAGCGGTGCCACCCTCACCGGCAGCCCCGCCTCCGCCGCCGCGCCGACCACCGACACGACCCAGTTCAAGGGCGTCAACTGGGCCGACCCGCGCGACAACTTCGCCGACGACGAGCTCCAGTTGTCGGGCCTGTCGACCTCCGACACCTACGCCCAGACGTACACCAAGGCGAGCCGCATCATCTCGGCGTTCCGGGCGAACCTCGGCGCCAACACCGTCCGGCTGCCGATCAACCCGTACACCGTCAACGGCTCCTACTGGAAGTCGTACCGGGGCGTCATAGACGCCGCGACGGCCCACGGCTTCAAGGTCATCGTGTCCTACTGGGAGGGCACGGGCGACCGCAAGGACGGCTTCATCGACGACGAGGCCACCTACTGGCCGATGTGGAACACCGTGGTCAAGGCCTACAAGGGCAACTCCCGGGTCTACTTCGAGCCGATGAACGAGCCGCACGGCTACACGGACACCGAGTGGGCCGACATCGCCGCGAAGTGGCTGAACACGTACAAGTCGGTGCCGCGCAACCGGGTCTTCGTCAGTGGCGCCGGCTACAACGACCACGTCACGACCGTGTGCGCCGACCCGCGCCTGAAGGGCACCTACCTGTCGCTGCACCACTACGGCTTCTGGAAGTCGTACGCCACCTACGACGAGTGGGTGGCCGACCTGAAGGTGCGCATCGGCGACTGCGCGAACCGGACCGTGGCGGACGAGTTCGGCGCGCCGATGACGACGGGTCTGAACTACAACGTGAAGACCCCGGACGACAACTTCGTCAACTACGTCCAGGCCGTCACCGACACCTTCCGCGAGCTGAAGATGGGTTCGGTGTACTGGCCGGGCCTGCGCACCGACGACATCTACTCGGTGCAGAAGCTCGTCGGCCCGGCCAACCGGCCGTGGCTGGAGACCACCAACCAGTCGGGCGCCGACCGCCTCGCCTGGGCCTGGGGCCGCGGAACGCCCGTCAAGGGCTGA
- a CDS encoding MbtH family protein gives MSANPFDDDTLEHFVLVNDEGQHSLWPAFAEVPAGWTVVHGRAARQECLEYVEQHWTDMRPKSLIRAMGE, from the coding sequence ATGAGCGCCAACCCGTTCGACGACGACACCCTCGAGCACTTCGTGCTGGTCAACGACGAGGGCCAGCACTCCCTGTGGCCCGCCTTCGCGGAGGTGCCGGCCGGCTGGACGGTCGTCCACGGCCGGGCGGCCCGCCAGGAGTGCCTGGAGTACGTCGAACAGCACTGGACCGACATGCGGCCCAAGAGCCTGATCCGGGCCATGGGCGAATAG
- a CDS encoding MFS transporter, which produces MVRGKQLLIDVRPLRAGAFRRLWAAGIVTALGAQLTAVVVPLQIYEVSGSSAYVGLAGLVGLAPMAAAALWGGALADVRDRRRVLLTTTIGIGVTSLLLWAQAWANLRSVAVLLVLVAVQQALFGANSTASRAVTPRLVRPELLAAANALQSTVLLSAGITGPLLAGGLLPVVGSRTLYLADAVAVCATVWAVWRLPALPPAGGGERRKSAVPGQIADGVRFVTRRQILLVVYLADFAALSLGLPTALFPQLAAQTFHPSDIGVLYAAVSAGGVLAGLFSGAFTRIGRHGVAVAVSVGVWGLAVAGFGLAHSLLSAVAWLLPAGGALLALGVFRKTVLQSAVPDGMRGRLQGIDTVVAVGGPRLGDLLHGTVGAALGVRWAVTGGGVLTVVAALALLLLFPGFRRHRAPAGTEQEVISG; this is translated from the coding sequence ATGGTGCGAGGAAAACAGCTGCTGATCGACGTACGGCCACTGCGGGCGGGCGCGTTCCGGCGATTGTGGGCGGCCGGAATCGTGACCGCCCTCGGAGCTCAACTCACGGCGGTCGTCGTGCCGTTGCAGATCTACGAGGTCTCCGGCTCGTCGGCCTACGTGGGGCTGGCCGGTCTGGTGGGCCTCGCCCCGATGGCCGCGGCGGCACTGTGGGGAGGGGCCCTCGCCGATGTACGCGACCGACGGCGTGTGCTGCTGACGACCACGATCGGCATCGGGGTGACGTCGTTGCTGCTGTGGGCGCAGGCGTGGGCGAATCTGCGGTCGGTCGCCGTGCTGCTCGTGCTGGTGGCCGTGCAGCAGGCCCTGTTCGGCGCCAACTCCACGGCGAGCAGGGCCGTGACACCCCGTCTGGTACGGCCCGAGTTGCTTGCGGCCGCCAACGCGCTGCAGTCGACGGTGCTCCTGTCCGCCGGAATCACCGGGCCGCTGCTGGCCGGCGGCCTGCTGCCGGTCGTGGGCAGCCGGACGCTGTATCTGGCGGACGCGGTCGCGGTCTGCGCGACGGTGTGGGCCGTGTGGCGACTGCCGGCTCTTCCCCCGGCAGGCGGCGGTGAGCGACGAAAGAGCGCGGTTCCGGGGCAGATCGCGGACGGCGTACGGTTTGTGACGCGACGTCAGATTCTACTGGTGGTCTATCTCGCCGACTTCGCCGCGCTGTCCCTCGGTCTGCCCACGGCACTGTTCCCGCAACTGGCCGCGCAGACCTTCCACCCTTCCGACATCGGGGTGTTGTACGCCGCCGTCTCGGCCGGGGGCGTGCTGGCGGGGTTGTTCTCCGGGGCCTTCACGCGCATCGGCCGCCACGGTGTCGCGGTGGCCGTGTCGGTCGGCGTGTGGGGCCTGGCGGTCGCGGGGTTCGGGCTGGCCCACTCGCTCCTCTCCGCCGTGGCGTGGCTGCTGCCGGCCGGCGGTGCGCTCCTCGCGCTGGGGGTCTTCCGGAAGACGGTGCTGCAGAGCGCCGTTCCCGACGGGATGCGCGGCAGGCTCCAGGGGATCGACACCGTGGTGGCCGTCGGAGGACCACGGCTGGGCGACCTCCTCCACGGCACCGTCGGCGCCGCCCTCGGCGTCAGGTGGGCCGTCACGGGCGGCGGTGTCCTGACCGTCGTGGCGGCGCTCGCCCTCCTCCTGCTCTTCCCCGGCTTCCGGCGCCATCGGGCACCGGCCGGGACCGAGCAGGAGGTGATCAGCGGGTGA
- a CDS encoding AAA family ATPase, with protein sequence MIVWINGPFGGGKSTLVEELRPRWPEALVFDPEMVGYVLREIVDVPTGDFQDLPLWRRQVADLAVGLVEEHRRPLLIPMTLVDPGSRGEIFGALKAADIVVHHFFIKVAPEVLVRRIDARSHFPDDPAREERVRAWCKARIEVCTAAVDTLPGDTVFLDGESTPRELADQVLAHVG encoded by the coding sequence GTGATCGTCTGGATAAACGGCCCGTTCGGCGGCGGGAAGAGCACGCTTGTGGAGGAACTGCGCCCGCGATGGCCCGAGGCGCTGGTCTTCGACCCCGAAATGGTCGGATATGTGCTGCGGGAGATCGTGGACGTGCCGACCGGTGATTTCCAGGACCTTCCCCTGTGGCGGCGGCAGGTCGCCGACCTGGCCGTCGGTCTCGTCGAGGAGCACCGCCGCCCGCTCCTGATCCCCATGACGCTGGTGGACCCCGGCTCCCGGGGCGAGATCTTCGGCGCCCTGAAGGCCGCGGACATCGTGGTCCACCACTTCTTCATCAAGGTCGCGCCGGAGGTCCTGGTGCGGCGGATCGACGCACGGAGCCACTTCCCCGACGATCCCGCGCGGGAGGAACGGGTGCGGGCGTGGTGCAAGGCCCGCATCGAGGTGTGTACGGCCGCGGTCGATACCCTGCCCGGTGACACGGTGTTCCTCGACGGCGAGTCGACCCCGCGGGAACTGGCCGACCAGGTGCTCGCCCACGTCGGTTGA
- a CDS encoding restriction endonuclease — MARRRRGTAARGRRVRQWGWGGAVALVLVVLFWASVWPCLLGVLSVAAAAATVWRLWHVDRLLRGTDRLRRQEEAVKAGRRTLTEVDLMTGTEFEELIAGLCRRDGCTEVRRVGGAGDNGADVRGRLPDGRTMVVQCKRYAPSRAIPNRELRDLLGAQVHFRADVAVFVTTSRFTGPSEKFALEHDILAVHRDLLGLWNHGATLVSLGEVNGRGQGDARHRARWKKAYGG; from the coding sequence GTGGCCAGGCGTCGACGGGGTACGGCCGCTCGCGGACGGCGGGTGCGGCAGTGGGGGTGGGGCGGCGCGGTGGCGCTGGTCCTGGTGGTGCTGTTCTGGGCGAGCGTGTGGCCCTGTCTCCTGGGCGTGCTGTCGGTCGCCGCCGCCGCGGCGACCGTCTGGCGGCTGTGGCACGTGGACCGGCTGCTCCGGGGCACGGACCGTCTCCGGCGGCAGGAGGAGGCGGTGAAGGCGGGCCGGCGGACCCTCACCGAGGTGGACCTCATGACGGGCACCGAGTTCGAGGAACTGATCGCCGGACTGTGCCGGCGGGACGGGTGCACGGAGGTCCGGCGGGTGGGCGGTGCGGGCGACAACGGCGCCGATGTCCGGGGCCGGCTGCCGGACGGCCGCACGATGGTCGTCCAGTGCAAGCGGTACGCACCGAGCAGAGCGATCCCGAATCGCGAGCTGCGCGATCTGCTGGGCGCCCAGGTGCACTTCCGCGCCGACGTAGCCGTCTTCGTGACGACCTCACGCTTCACCGGGCCCTCCGAGAAGTTCGCGCTGGAGCACGACATCCTCGCCGTGCACCGCGACCTCCTCGGCCTGTGGAACCACGGGGCCACCCTCGTGTCGCTGGGCGAGGTGAACGGCCGGGGCCAGGGGGACGCACGGCATCGGGCCCGCTGGAAGAAGGCGTACGGCGGCTAG
- a CDS encoding cytochrome P450: MTTRRTIGPEELDTLNLADPRLHAEDELSAVWRHLREHEPVHRNPATETAPGFWVVTRHTDVTSVYRDNTTFTSEGGNVLETLLAGGDSAAGRMLAITDGDRHRELRRVLMSAFTPRALQPVVASVRRTVDRLLREAIDKGTCDFAADVAAGIPLGAICDLLGVPESDRAHVLSLTSSALGSHDADGTAADAWIAKSEILLYFANLARDRRDSGHADVIGLLAGSKVNGFPLDDDEIMLNCYSLILGGDETARLSMVGAALALVEHPDQWQALKQGDAGVETAVEEILRWTTPALHSGRTATTDTEIAGRPIRAGDIVTVWNASANHDEQVFDDPGRLRLDRTPNKHCTFAYGPHFCLGAYLARAEIGAVLEGLRDLVEDMEQTGPAKPVYSNFLSGLGSLPLALK, translated from the coding sequence ATGACCACGCGGCGGACGATCGGTCCGGAAGAGCTCGACACGCTGAACCTGGCGGATCCACGGCTGCACGCCGAGGACGAACTGTCCGCCGTGTGGCGCCACTTGAGGGAGCATGAGCCGGTCCACCGGAACCCGGCCACCGAAACGGCTCCCGGTTTCTGGGTGGTGACCCGGCACACCGACGTGACCTCGGTGTACCGCGACAACACCACCTTCACCTCCGAGGGCGGCAACGTCCTGGAGACCCTGCTCGCGGGCGGCGACTCGGCGGCCGGCCGCATGCTCGCCATCACCGACGGGGACCGGCACCGGGAACTGCGCCGCGTCCTGATGTCCGCGTTCACTCCGCGCGCCCTCCAGCCGGTCGTGGCGAGCGTGCGCCGCACGGTCGACCGGCTGCTGCGCGAGGCCATCGACAAGGGGACCTGCGACTTCGCCGCCGACGTGGCCGCCGGCATCCCCCTCGGGGCGATCTGCGACCTGCTCGGCGTGCCCGAGAGCGACCGCGCCCATGTCCTGAGCCTGACCTCCTCGGCCCTCGGCTCCCACGACGCCGACGGCACCGCCGCCGACGCGTGGATCGCCAAGAGCGAGATCCTGCTCTATTTCGCGAACCTCGCCCGCGACCGCCGGGACAGTGGCCACGCGGACGTCATCGGGCTCCTCGCCGGAAGCAAGGTGAACGGGTTTCCGCTGGACGACGACGAGATCATGCTCAACTGCTACAGCCTGATCCTCGGCGGTGACGAGACGGCCCGGCTGTCCATGGTCGGTGCCGCACTGGCCCTGGTGGAGCACCCCGACCAGTGGCAGGCACTCAAGCAGGGCGACGCCGGTGTCGAGACGGCGGTGGAGGAGATTCTGCGCTGGACGACCCCGGCGCTGCACTCGGGCCGTACGGCCACGACCGACACCGAGATCGCGGGCCGTCCGATCCGCGCCGGAGACATCGTGACGGTGTGGAACGCCTCCGCCAACCACGACGAGCAGGTCTTCGACGACCCCGGACGGCTCCGCCTCGACCGCACCCCCAACAAACACTGCACCTTCGCCTACGGCCCGCACTTCTGCCTGGGCGCCTACCTGGCCCGCGCGGAGATCGGAGCGGTGCTGGAGGGGCTGCGCGATCTGGTGGAGGACATGGAACAGACGGGCCCGGCGAAGCCGGTCTACTCCAACTTCCTCAGCGGTCTCGGTTCGCTGCCGCTGGCCCTGAAGTGA
- a CDS encoding carboxymuconolactone decarboxylase family protein, which translates to MEARLDVFTSPLAGKLLRHFASAGKVVTDSGLPTTTQELVKIRASQINGCGFCLDMHTKEAAAAGETAQRLHMVAAWREAKVFTEAERAALELTEQGTRLADGTGVSDEVWANAAKHYDEDQLLALVSLIAVINAFNRLNVMTQQPAGDYVVGQFG; encoded by the coding sequence ATGGAAGCCCGACTCGACGTCTTCACCAGCCCGCTGGCCGGCAAGCTGCTGAGGCACTTCGCCTCGGCGGGGAAGGTGGTCACGGACTCGGGACTGCCGACGACGACCCAGGAACTGGTCAAGATCCGCGCGAGCCAGATCAACGGCTGCGGGTTCTGTCTCGACATGCACACCAAGGAGGCCGCAGCCGCGGGCGAGACCGCGCAGCGCCTCCACATGGTCGCCGCGTGGCGTGAGGCCAAGGTCTTCACCGAGGCCGAGCGCGCCGCGCTGGAGCTGACGGAGCAGGGCACCCGCCTCGCCGACGGGACCGGCGTCTCGGACGAGGTCTGGGCGAACGCCGCCAAGCACTACGACGAGGACCAGCTCCTCGCCCTGGTCTCCCTGATCGCCGTCATCAACGCCTTCAACCGGCTGAACGTCATGACCCAGCAGCCGGCCGGCGACTACGTGGTCGGTCAGTTCGGCTGA
- a CDS encoding amino acid adenylation domain-containing protein, whose amino-acid sequence MTQPALADVLPLTPLQEGLLFHAVYEHERDAADVYLVQLVFDLDGPVDTGRLRAAWQALLDRHPNLRAAFRRRKGGAPVQVVPHRATLPWTETDVDSEGGWSRLLDADRDRGFDPATPPLIRCTLARLPDGRHRLLVTHHHILLDGWSVSVLVRELLALYKAEAELPPAPAYRTFLEWLGRQDRSAAETAWRTALDEVTEPTRLAPPDPGPGPLAQARAELPETTAAALTALARRLGVTANTLVQTAWSILLSRTTGRNDVLFGATVSGRPATLPGVESMVGLFVNTVPVRVRLRPDRSLSELLRDVQDGYVSLLDHHHLGLADIQRTTGLPELFDTLVVFENYPMDDTAPADSLRITGTSGRDATHYPVTLVAFPGPRLRFRLAHRCDLFEDGWADAQLGHLVHILEILAAHPDLPLGRLGLLDPKNDPRPDPAAEPAPATRTLTDLWTAQATATPDAEAVRAGGASLSYGELDARAERLAHRLTALGAGPERVVGIALPRTPDLVVAVLAVLKSGAAYLPLDPAYPKDRLAYIVEDARPVAVLATADTAEVLPAGTQLVLPEDDMAGPRERPLRRPLPGSLAYITYTSGSTGRPKGVLATHRNAVEFVEWTHRAFGREALRKVLFSTSLNFDVSVFEIFAPLLCGGRVELVDNLLSLTASGTDAGLVSGVPSVMAGVIAERPDAAPHTVALGGEPIPAQLREDLRTAFPAARLVNFYGPTEATIYATAWRSDEDTVQGSPPLGDPLARNRVYLLDQALRPVPDGIVGEIHLGGGGPARGYLGRPALTSERFVADPFGAPGERMYRTGDLAVRGRDGRLRFVGRADHQVKIRGFRVELGEIEAMLTAHPAVTEAAVTVRQDRRGEQRLVAHVVGDAAPDRLREHLAGTLPAHMVPAIIVPLTALPRTASGKTDRTALPDPSAPAETTGAPRSPHEERLRAIVADVLGLEPSRVGVHDSFFDLGGHSLLTPRLTARIRTDLGAALPLRAVFDTPTVAGLARRLRGGTPGAAPLDAVLPLRTRGDKEPLFCLPPASGLAWGFAGLARHLDPERPLYGLQSRGLIPGHPRTDSLRATVADHLARIREIQPEGPYHLLGYSMGGLVAYEVAVTLQKQGHDVALLAMLDAFPGVWIDRGARATDRPALLRSLLGILGRPRPEDTEPLTDTRFAELVRRVPDMTASLDDAELAALVEVTSGNRRLMEEFVPTSYRGDLLFFTAAQDPDTHPERHRAWQPYVDGRVDNHDLPCVHGEMTRPGPLERIGAVLNTAPHGRNPA is encoded by the coding sequence ATGACCCAGCCCGCGCTGGCCGACGTCCTGCCCCTGACCCCCCTCCAGGAGGGGCTCCTCTTCCACGCCGTGTACGAGCACGAGCGGGACGCCGCCGACGTGTACCTCGTACAGCTGGTCTTCGACCTCGACGGCCCGGTCGACACCGGACGGCTGCGCGCCGCCTGGCAGGCCCTGCTGGACCGGCACCCCAACCTCCGGGCCGCCTTCCGGCGCCGCAAGGGCGGCGCGCCCGTGCAGGTCGTCCCGCACCGCGCGACCCTGCCGTGGACGGAGACCGATGTCGACTCCGAGGGCGGCTGGTCCCGGCTCCTCGACGCGGACCGCGACCGCGGTTTCGACCCGGCCACCCCGCCCCTGATCCGCTGCACCCTGGCCCGCCTGCCCGACGGACGGCACCGGCTCCTCGTCACCCACCACCACATCCTGCTCGACGGCTGGTCGGTCTCCGTCCTGGTGCGCGAACTCCTCGCGCTCTACAAGGCAGAGGCCGAACTCCCGCCCGCCCCCGCCTACCGCACCTTCCTGGAATGGCTCGGCCGCCAGGACCGCAGCGCCGCGGAGACCGCCTGGCGGACGGCCCTGGACGAAGTGACCGAACCGACCCGGCTGGCCCCGCCCGACCCCGGGCCCGGCCCACTGGCCCAGGCCCGCGCCGAACTGCCGGAAACCACCGCGGCCGCCCTCACCGCCCTCGCCCGCAGGCTCGGCGTCACCGCCAACACCCTGGTGCAGACCGCCTGGTCGATCCTGCTCAGCCGGACGACCGGCCGGAACGACGTGCTGTTCGGCGCCACCGTCTCCGGACGCCCCGCCACCCTGCCCGGCGTCGAGTCGATGGTCGGGCTCTTCGTGAACACCGTTCCGGTTCGCGTACGGCTGCGGCCCGACCGCTCGCTGAGCGAGCTGCTGCGGGACGTCCAGGACGGCTACGTCAGTCTCCTCGACCACCACCACCTCGGCCTCGCCGACATCCAGCGCACCACCGGCCTACCCGAACTCTTCGACACCCTCGTCGTGTTCGAGAACTACCCGATGGACGACACGGCTCCCGCCGACAGCCTGCGCATCACCGGCACGAGCGGGCGTGACGCCACCCACTATCCCGTCACCCTCGTCGCCTTCCCCGGACCCCGCCTGCGCTTCCGCCTCGCCCACCGGTGCGACCTCTTCGAGGACGGCTGGGCCGACGCCCAACTCGGCCACCTCGTCCACATCCTGGAGATCCTCGCCGCCCACCCCGACCTCCCGCTCGGGCGCCTCGGCCTCCTCGACCCCAAGAACGACCCCCGCCCTGACCCGGCCGCCGAACCGGCCCCCGCGACCCGCACCCTCACCGACCTCTGGACGGCCCAGGCGACGGCCACCCCCGACGCGGAGGCCGTACGAGCGGGCGGTGCGAGTCTGTCGTACGGCGAACTCGACGCGCGGGCCGAGCGGTTGGCCCACCGGCTCACCGCGCTAGGCGCCGGTCCGGAACGGGTGGTCGGTATCGCCCTGCCCCGCACGCCCGACCTGGTCGTGGCCGTCCTGGCCGTCCTGAAGTCGGGGGCCGCCTATCTGCCGCTCGACCCCGCCTACCCCAAGGACCGGCTCGCGTACATCGTCGAGGACGCCAGGCCGGTGGCGGTACTGGCCACGGCCGACACGGCAGAAGTACTTCCGGCGGGGACTCAACTCGTGCTGCCCGAGGACGACATGGCGGGCCCGCGGGAACGTCCGCTGCGGCGACCGCTGCCCGGCAGCCTCGCCTACATCACCTACACCTCCGGCTCGACCGGGCGCCCCAAGGGAGTCCTCGCCACCCACCGCAACGCCGTCGAGTTCGTGGAGTGGACTCACCGCGCCTTCGGCCGCGAGGCTCTGCGCAAGGTCCTCTTCTCCACCTCGCTCAACTTCGACGTCTCGGTGTTCGAGATCTTCGCCCCGCTGCTGTGCGGCGGACGCGTCGAACTCGTCGACAACCTGCTGTCCCTCACCGCGTCCGGCACCGACGCCGGGCTGGTCAGCGGCGTACCCTCGGTGATGGCGGGCGTGATCGCCGAACGCCCCGACGCCGCGCCGCACACCGTCGCCCTGGGCGGTGAGCCCATCCCCGCACAGCTCCGCGAAGACCTCCGTACCGCCTTCCCCGCAGCGCGTCTTGTCAACTTCTACGGGCCCACCGAGGCGACGATCTACGCCACGGCCTGGCGCTCCGACGAGGACACCGTTCAGGGCTCACCGCCGCTCGGTGACCCGCTCGCCCGCAACCGGGTTTACCTCCTGGACCAGGCCCTGCGGCCGGTCCCCGACGGGATCGTCGGCGAGATCCATCTCGGTGGCGGCGGCCCCGCCCGCGGCTACCTCGGGCGCCCGGCACTCACCTCCGAGCGGTTCGTCGCCGACCCCTTCGGGGCGCCGGGGGAGCGGATGTACCGGACCGGGGACCTCGCGGTCCGCGGCCGTGACGGACGGCTGCGGTTCGTCGGACGCGCCGACCACCAGGTGAAGATCCGCGGCTTCCGCGTCGAACTCGGCGAGATCGAGGCCATGCTCACGGCGCACCCGGCCGTCACCGAGGCCGCGGTGACTGTGCGTCAGGACAGGCGCGGTGAGCAGCGGTTGGTGGCCCACGTCGTGGGTGATGCCGCCCCCGACCGCCTGCGCGAACACCTGGCCGGCACGCTCCCCGCGCACATGGTCCCGGCCATCATCGTGCCGCTTACCGCTCTCCCGCGCACCGCCAGCGGCAAGACCGACCGCACGGCCCTGCCCGACCCGTCCGCACCCGCCGAGACCACCGGCGCCCCGCGCTCCCCGCACGAGGAACGGCTGCGCGCGATCGTCGCCGACGTCCTCGGTCTGGAGCCCTCCCGCGTCGGCGTCCACGACAGTTTCTTCGACCTCGGCGGCCACTCCCTGCTGACCCCCCGCCTCACCGCCCGCATCCGCACCGACCTCGGCGCCGCACTGCCCCTGCGCGCGGTGTTCGACACTCCCACGGTCGCCGGACTGGCCCGGCGACTACGGGGCGGCACGCCGGGCGCGGCCCCCCTGGACGCCGTACTGCCCCTGCGCACCCGGGGCGACAAGGAACCCCTCTTCTGTCTGCCGCCCGCCTCCGGCCTCGCCTGGGGCTTCGCCGGACTCGCCCGCCACCTCGACCCCGAACGCCCGCTGTACGGCCTCCAGTCGCGGGGCCTGATCCCCGGCCACCCACGCACGGACAGCCTTCGGGCGACGGTCGCCGACCACCTCGCCCGCATCCGCGAGATCCAGCCCGAGGGCCCCTACCATCTGCTCGGCTACTCCATGGGCGGCCTGGTGGCGTACGAGGTCGCCGTCACCCTCCAGAAGCAAGGCCACGACGTCGCCCTCCTGGCGATGCTCGACGCCTTCCCGGGGGTCTGGATCGACCGGGGCGCCCGCGCGACGGACCGGCCCGCGCTGCTGCGCAGCCTGCTCGGCATCCTGGGCCGCCCCCGGCCCGAGGACACGGAGCCCCTTACCGACACCCGCTTCGCCGAACTCGTGCGCCGCGTCCCCGACATGACCGCGAGCCTCGACGACGCCGAACTCGCCGCCCTGGTCGAGGTCACGTCCGGCAACCGACGGCTGATGGAGGAGTTCGTCCCCACGTCGTACCGCGGTGACCTGCTGTTCTTCACGGCCGCACAGGATCCGGACACACACCCGGAGCGCCACCGTGCCTGGCAGCCGTACGTCGACGGACGCGTCGACAACCACGACCTCCCGTGCGTCCACGGGGAGATGACCCGGCCCGGCCCGCTGGAGCGGATCGGCGCCGTACTGAACACCGCACCCCATGGAAGGAACCCCGCATGA
- a CDS encoding LacI family DNA-binding transcriptional regulator, protein MVERGGSGVPGGRRKQRVSMADVAKLAGVSSQTVSRVSNGHPGVIVATREQVLAAMRELGYRPNSAARALRYGQFNTIGVILFSLSSTGNSRTVEAIATHAAAEGYAITLIPIDVPTQDNVLGAFTRMGELAVDAVIVIMEIHLLDTGTVQLPPGVHVVVVDSDAGDRYSVVDTDQADGARKAVEHLLDLGHRTVWHVAGPQASFAGQRRAQAWRAVLESAGRPVPPALYGDWSAESGYAAGLQLAEPPDCTAVFAANDQMALGLLRAFHERGLSVPHDVSVVGFDDIPDAAFFVPPLTTVHQDFAEVGHRCVQKVLQQIRAHEGGQPGTDLVPTRLVVRGSSAPPRG, encoded by the coding sequence GTGGTGGAGCGGGGAGGTTCCGGTGTGCCCGGGGGGCGGCGCAAGCAGCGCGTGTCCATGGCGGACGTCGCCAAGCTGGCGGGTGTCTCCTCGCAGACGGTCTCGCGGGTCTCCAACGGTCACCCCGGGGTGATCGTTGCCACGCGCGAGCAGGTGCTGGCGGCGATGCGGGAACTGGGCTACCGCCCCAACAGTGCCGCGCGGGCGCTGCGGTACGGCCAGTTCAACACGATCGGCGTGATCCTGTTCAGCCTGTCCTCGACCGGCAACAGCCGGACGGTGGAGGCGATCGCCACGCACGCGGCGGCCGAGGGGTACGCGATCACCTTGATCCCCATCGACGTCCCGACGCAGGACAACGTCCTGGGGGCCTTCACGCGGATGGGCGAGCTGGCCGTGGACGCGGTCATCGTCATCATGGAGATCCATCTCCTCGACACCGGGACGGTCCAGCTGCCGCCCGGGGTGCATGTCGTCGTCGTGGACTCCGACGCCGGCGACCGCTACAGCGTGGTCGACACCGACCAGGCGGACGGCGCGCGCAAGGCCGTAGAGCATCTGCTGGACCTGGGCCATCGGACCGTCTGGCACGTGGCCGGTCCGCAGGCCTCCTTCGCGGGGCAGCGGCGGGCCCAGGCCTGGCGTGCGGTCCTCGAGTCGGCGGGGCGGCCGGTGCCGCCCGCGCTGTACGGGGACTGGTCGGCGGAGTCCGGTTACGCGGCCGGGCTGCAGCTCGCCGAACCGCCGGACTGTACGGCCGTGTTCGCCGCCAACGACCAGATGGCGCTGGGGCTGCTGCGCGCGTTCCACGAGCGCGGGCTGTCCGTGCCGCACGACGTCAGCGTGGTCGGTTTCGACGACATCCCCGACGCGGCGTTCTTCGTGCCGCCGCTCACCACCGTCCACCAGGACTTCGCGGAAGTGGGCCATCGCTGCGTCCAGAAGGTGCTTCAGCAGATCCGCGCGCACGAGGGGGGACAGCCCGGTACGGACCTCGTCCCGACGCGTCTGGTGGTGAGGGGGAGCAGCGCGCCGCCGCGGGGTTGA